One genomic window of Solanum stenotomum isolate F172 chromosome 9, ASM1918654v1, whole genome shotgun sequence includes the following:
- the LOC125877220 gene encoding protein NRT1/ PTR FAMILY 6.2-like, whose amino-acid sequence MSLTVADAVDYKGSPADKSKTGGWVTATLILGIEIVERLSTMGIAVNLVTYLGGTMHLASSNSANIVTDFMGTSFLLCLLGGFLADSFLGRYKTIALFALIQTMGTGMLTVATSLPQLRPSPCHRHDVNCQPANGFQMGILYLALYLIALGTGGLKSSVSGFGTDQFDEKDDKEKAQMAYFFNRFFFFISLGTLTAVTVLVYIQDEVGRIWAYGVCSVSMFIAIIIFLLGTKRYRYKKSAGSPIVHIFQVIVAAIRKRKMDLPYDAAMLYESTSTPEAMTIQHTQEFRILDKAAIVTEGDFEAHASCSAPNPWKLCSVTKVEEVKMMARLLPIWATTIIFWTTYAQMITFSVEQASTMERTIGNFQIPAGSLTVFFVAAILITLALYDRIIMPLWKKWKGKPGFTNLQRIAIGLVLSVIGMAAAALAEQKRLTVAKSVGRNTSTLPISVFLLIPQFFLVGAGEAFIYTGQLDFFITQSPKGMKTMSTGLFLTTLSLGFFISSFLVSVINKTTKSNATAQGWLADNINYGRLDLFYWLLAALGVINFAIYLNCATWYKPRKPISAIPMETLHNGYGAEDKC is encoded by the exons ATGAGTTTGACTGTTGCAGATGCTGTGGACTACAAAGGATCCCCTGCTGACAAGTCTAAAACTGGCGGTTGGGTAACTGCTACTCTTATCTTAG GGATAGAAATAGTTGAAAGGCTTTCAACGATGGGAATAGCAGTAAATCTGGTGACATACTTAGGTGGTACTATGCATTTGGCTAGTTCAAATTCAGCAAATATTGTAACAGATTTCATGGGCACCTCCTTTCTCCTCTGCCTGCTTGGAGGCTTTCTTGCTGACTCTTTCCTCGGCAGATACAAAACTATTGCACTATTTGCTCTTATACAGACAATG GGAACTGGGATGTTAACAGTGGCGACCAGCCTGCCCCAACTGCGACCCTCTCCATGCCATCGTCATGATGTCAATTGCCAACCAGCAAATGGTTTTCAAATGGGAATACTATACTTAGCTTTATATCTCATAGCATTGGGTACTGGTGGCTTAAAATCTAGTGTGTCAGGATTTGGAACGGACCAATTTGATGAGAAAGATGACAAGGAAAAGGCGCAAATGGCATATTTCTTCAAcagattcttcttcttcatcagcTTAGGGACATTGACAGCAGTTACAGTGCTTGTTTACATCCAAGATGAAGTTGGACGGATTTGGGCATATGGTGTTTGTTCAGTATCCATGTTCATTGCCATCATAATATTCCTTCTCGGTACTAAAAGGTACCGATACAAGAAAAGTGCAGGAAGTCCAATTGTTCACATTTTTCAAGTCATTGTTGCTGCTATAAGGAAGAGGAAAATGGATCTTCCATATGATGCTGCCATGCTCTATGAGAGTACGTCTACTCCAGAGGCTATGACAATCCAACACACACAAGAATTTAG AATATTGGACAAGGCTGCTATCGTAACTGAGGGAGATTTTGAGGCGCATGCATCTTGCTCTGCTCCAAATCCATGGAAGCTTTGCTCAGTGACAAAGGTCGAGGAAGTGAAAATGATGGCAAGGTTGCTCCCAATTTGGGCCACCACTATAATATTCTGGACCACCTACGCACAAATGATTACATTTTCTGTTGAACAAGCTTCTACCATGGAAAGAACAATTGGCAACTTCCAAATTCCAGCTGGATCTCTCACTGTCTTCTTTGTCGCAGCCATCTTGATCACCCTGGCTCTTTACGACCGAATCATCATGCCACTTTGGAAGAAATGGAAAGGGAAACcag GTTTTACAAACCTACAAAGAATTGCCATTGGCCTTGTTTTATCCGTAATAGGAATGGCAGCAGCTGCACTAGCAGAGCAGAAAAGATTAACAGTTGCGAAATCAGTGGGCCGCAACACTTCAACTTTGCCAATTAGTGTATTCCTCTTGATCCCACAGTTCTTCTTAGTAGGAGCTGGGGAAGCCTTCATATACACCGGACAGCTTGATTTCTTCATAACACAATCACCCAAAGGGATGAAGACAATGAGTACTGGCCTTTTCTTGACAACCCTTTCACTTGGTTTCTTCATTAGCAGCTTCTTGGTCTCGGTTATCAATAAGACGACCAAAAGCAATGCTACAGCTCAAGGCTGGCTTGCAGACAATATTAACTATGGAAGGCTAGACCTCTTCTATTGGCTTCTTGCTGCGTTAGGAGTCATAAACTTTGCCATCTATCTAAATTGCGCAACTTGGTACAAACCAAGGAAGCCTATATCTGCCATACCCATGGAGACGTTGCACAATGGATATGGAGCTGAAGACAAGTGCTAG